One region of Balaenoptera ricei isolate mBalRic1 chromosome 5, mBalRic1.hap2, whole genome shotgun sequence genomic DNA includes:
- the CASP6 gene encoding caspase-6 isoform X4 produces MALLPPGNLQLFVNLGEQNMTETDAFPMRFSDLGFEVKCFDDLKAEELLLKIHEASTASHADADCFLCVFLSHGEGNHIYAYDAKIEIQTLTGLFKGDKCQSLVGKPKIFIIQACRGNQHDVPVIPSDVVDHQTNKLDVNLTQVDAASVYTLPAGADFLMCYSVAEGYYSHRETVNGSWYIQDLCEMLGKFGSSLEFTELLTLVNRKVSQRRVGICRDPSAIGKKQVPCFASMLTKKLHFFPKSK; encoded by the exons ATGGCTCTCCTGCCTCCAGGAAACCTGCAGTTGTTCGTGAATTTAG gtgAACAAAACATGACAGAAACAGATGCCTTCCCTATGAG GTTTTCAGATCTAGGATTTGAAGTGAAATGCTTTGATGATCTTAAAGCAGAAGAACTACTGCTCAAAATTCACGAGG CATCAACCGCTAGCCATGCAGACGCCGAttgctttttgtgtgttttcctgAGTCATGGTGAAGGCAACCACATCTATGCATATGATGCGAAGATTGAAATTCAGACACTGACTGGCTTGTTCAAAGGAGACAAGTGTCAGAGCCTGGTTGGAAAACCCAAGATATTTATCATTCAG GCATGTCGGGGAAACCAGCACGATGTGCCAGTCATCCCTTCGGATGTAGTGGATCATCAGACAAACAAGCTGGATGTCAACCTAACCCAGGTGGATGCAGCCTCGGTTTATACACTTCCTGCTGGAGCAGACTTCCTCATGTGTTACTCTGTGGCAGAAG GTTATTACTCTCATCGGGAAACTGTGAATGGCTCATGGTACATTCAAGATCTGTGCGAGATGCTGGGAAAGTTCGGTTCCTCCTTAGAGTTCACAGAACTCCTCACACTGGTGAACAGGAAAGTTTCTCAGCGCCGAGTGGGCATCTGCAGAGACCCAAGTGCAATTGGAAAGAAGCAGGTTCCCTGCTTTGCCTCAATGCTAACTAAAAAGCTGCATTTCTTTCCAAAATCTAAATGA
- the CASP6 gene encoding caspase-6 isoform X5, giving the protein MSSAPGLRGARGAGEQNMTETDAFPMRFSDLGFEVKCFDDLKAEELLLKIHEASTASHADADCFLCVFLSHGEGNHIYAYDAKIEIQTLTGLFKGDKCQSLVGKPKIFIIQACRGNQHDVPVIPSDVVDHQTNKLDVNLTQVDAASVYTLPAGADFLMCYSVAEGYYSHRETVNGSWYIQDLCEMLGKFGSSLEFTELLTLVNRKVSQRRVGICRDPSAIGKKQVPCFASMLTKKLHFFPKSK; this is encoded by the exons ATGAGCTCGGCGCCGGGGCTCCGCGGGGCTCGCGGTGCAG gtgAACAAAACATGACAGAAACAGATGCCTTCCCTATGAG GTTTTCAGATCTAGGATTTGAAGTGAAATGCTTTGATGATCTTAAAGCAGAAGAACTACTGCTCAAAATTCACGAGG CATCAACCGCTAGCCATGCAGACGCCGAttgctttttgtgtgttttcctgAGTCATGGTGAAGGCAACCACATCTATGCATATGATGCGAAGATTGAAATTCAGACACTGACTGGCTTGTTCAAAGGAGACAAGTGTCAGAGCCTGGTTGGAAAACCCAAGATATTTATCATTCAG GCATGTCGGGGAAACCAGCACGATGTGCCAGTCATCCCTTCGGATGTAGTGGATCATCAGACAAACAAGCTGGATGTCAACCTAACCCAGGTGGATGCAGCCTCGGTTTATACACTTCCTGCTGGAGCAGACTTCCTCATGTGTTACTCTGTGGCAGAAG GTTATTACTCTCATCGGGAAACTGTGAATGGCTCATGGTACATTCAAGATCTGTGCGAGATGCTGGGAAAGTTCGGTTCCTCCTTAGAGTTCACAGAACTCCTCACACTGGTGAACAGGAAAGTTTCTCAGCGCCGAGTGGGCATCTGCAGAGACCCAAGTGCAATTGGAAAGAAGCAGGTTCCCTGCTTTGCCTCAATGCTAACTAAAAAGCTGCATTTCTTTCCAAAATCTAAATGA
- the CASP6 gene encoding caspase-6 isoform X1: MALLPPGNLQLFVNLGEQNMTETDAFPMREVFDPAETYKMDHKRRGIALIFNHERFFWHLTLPDRQGTSADRDSLKRRFSDLGFEVKCFDDLKAEELLLKIHEASTASHADADCFLCVFLSHGEGNHIYAYDAKIEIQTLTGLFKGDKCQSLVGKPKIFIIQACRGNQHDVPVIPSDVVDHQTNKLDVNLTQVDAASVYTLPAGADFLMCYSVAEGYYSHRETVNGSWYIQDLCEMLGKFGSSLEFTELLTLVNRKVSQRRVGICRDPSAIGKKQVPCFASMLTKKLHFFPKSK; this comes from the exons ATGGCTCTCCTGCCTCCAGGAAACCTGCAGTTGTTCGTGAATTTAG gtgAACAAAACATGACAGAAACAGATGCCTTCCCTATGAG AGAAGTGTTTGATCCGGCAGAAACGTACAAAATGGACCACAAGAGGAGAGGAATTGCTTTAATCTTCAATCATGAGAGGTTCTTCTGGCACTTAACCCTACCAGACAGGCAGGGCACCAGCGCCGACAGAGACAGTCTTAAGCGCAG GTTTTCAGATCTAGGATTTGAAGTGAAATGCTTTGATGATCTTAAAGCAGAAGAACTACTGCTCAAAATTCACGAGG CATCAACCGCTAGCCATGCAGACGCCGAttgctttttgtgtgttttcctgAGTCATGGTGAAGGCAACCACATCTATGCATATGATGCGAAGATTGAAATTCAGACACTGACTGGCTTGTTCAAAGGAGACAAGTGTCAGAGCCTGGTTGGAAAACCCAAGATATTTATCATTCAG GCATGTCGGGGAAACCAGCACGATGTGCCAGTCATCCCTTCGGATGTAGTGGATCATCAGACAAACAAGCTGGATGTCAACCTAACCCAGGTGGATGCAGCCTCGGTTTATACACTTCCTGCTGGAGCAGACTTCCTCATGTGTTACTCTGTGGCAGAAG GTTATTACTCTCATCGGGAAACTGTGAATGGCTCATGGTACATTCAAGATCTGTGCGAGATGCTGGGAAAGTTCGGTTCCTCCTTAGAGTTCACAGAACTCCTCACACTGGTGAACAGGAAAGTTTCTCAGCGCCGAGTGGGCATCTGCAGAGACCCAAGTGCAATTGGAAAGAAGCAGGTTCCCTGCTTTGCCTCAATGCTAACTAAAAAGCTGCATTTCTTTCCAAAATCTAAATGA
- the CASP6 gene encoding caspase-6 isoform X3: MTETDAFPMREVFDPAETYKMDHKRRGIALIFNHERFFWHLTLPDRQGTSADRDSLKRRFSDLGFEVKCFDDLKAEELLLKIHEASTASHADADCFLCVFLSHGEGNHIYAYDAKIEIQTLTGLFKGDKCQSLVGKPKIFIIQACRGNQHDVPVIPSDVVDHQTNKLDVNLTQVDAASVYTLPAGADFLMCYSVAEGYYSHRETVNGSWYIQDLCEMLGKFGSSLEFTELLTLVNRKVSQRRVGICRDPSAIGKKQVPCFASMLTKKLHFFPKSK, encoded by the exons ATGACAGAAACAGATGCCTTCCCTATGAG AGAAGTGTTTGATCCGGCAGAAACGTACAAAATGGACCACAAGAGGAGAGGAATTGCTTTAATCTTCAATCATGAGAGGTTCTTCTGGCACTTAACCCTACCAGACAGGCAGGGCACCAGCGCCGACAGAGACAGTCTTAAGCGCAG GTTTTCAGATCTAGGATTTGAAGTGAAATGCTTTGATGATCTTAAAGCAGAAGAACTACTGCTCAAAATTCACGAGG CATCAACCGCTAGCCATGCAGACGCCGAttgctttttgtgtgttttcctgAGTCATGGTGAAGGCAACCACATCTATGCATATGATGCGAAGATTGAAATTCAGACACTGACTGGCTTGTTCAAAGGAGACAAGTGTCAGAGCCTGGTTGGAAAACCCAAGATATTTATCATTCAG GCATGTCGGGGAAACCAGCACGATGTGCCAGTCATCCCTTCGGATGTAGTGGATCATCAGACAAACAAGCTGGATGTCAACCTAACCCAGGTGGATGCAGCCTCGGTTTATACACTTCCTGCTGGAGCAGACTTCCTCATGTGTTACTCTGTGGCAGAAG GTTATTACTCTCATCGGGAAACTGTGAATGGCTCATGGTACATTCAAGATCTGTGCGAGATGCTGGGAAAGTTCGGTTCCTCCTTAGAGTTCACAGAACTCCTCACACTGGTGAACAGGAAAGTTTCTCAGCGCCGAGTGGGCATCTGCAGAGACCCAAGTGCAATTGGAAAGAAGCAGGTTCCCTGCTTTGCCTCAATGCTAACTAAAAAGCTGCATTTCTTTCCAAAATCTAAATGA
- the CASP6 gene encoding caspase-6 isoform X2 produces the protein MSSAPGLRGARGAGEQNMTETDAFPMREVFDPAETYKMDHKRRGIALIFNHERFFWHLTLPDRQGTSADRDSLKRRFSDLGFEVKCFDDLKAEELLLKIHEASTASHADADCFLCVFLSHGEGNHIYAYDAKIEIQTLTGLFKGDKCQSLVGKPKIFIIQACRGNQHDVPVIPSDVVDHQTNKLDVNLTQVDAASVYTLPAGADFLMCYSVAEGYYSHRETVNGSWYIQDLCEMLGKFGSSLEFTELLTLVNRKVSQRRVGICRDPSAIGKKQVPCFASMLTKKLHFFPKSK, from the exons ATGAGCTCGGCGCCGGGGCTCCGCGGGGCTCGCGGTGCAG gtgAACAAAACATGACAGAAACAGATGCCTTCCCTATGAG AGAAGTGTTTGATCCGGCAGAAACGTACAAAATGGACCACAAGAGGAGAGGAATTGCTTTAATCTTCAATCATGAGAGGTTCTTCTGGCACTTAACCCTACCAGACAGGCAGGGCACCAGCGCCGACAGAGACAGTCTTAAGCGCAG GTTTTCAGATCTAGGATTTGAAGTGAAATGCTTTGATGATCTTAAAGCAGAAGAACTACTGCTCAAAATTCACGAGG CATCAACCGCTAGCCATGCAGACGCCGAttgctttttgtgtgttttcctgAGTCATGGTGAAGGCAACCACATCTATGCATATGATGCGAAGATTGAAATTCAGACACTGACTGGCTTGTTCAAAGGAGACAAGTGTCAGAGCCTGGTTGGAAAACCCAAGATATTTATCATTCAG GCATGTCGGGGAAACCAGCACGATGTGCCAGTCATCCCTTCGGATGTAGTGGATCATCAGACAAACAAGCTGGATGTCAACCTAACCCAGGTGGATGCAGCCTCGGTTTATACACTTCCTGCTGGAGCAGACTTCCTCATGTGTTACTCTGTGGCAGAAG GTTATTACTCTCATCGGGAAACTGTGAATGGCTCATGGTACATTCAAGATCTGTGCGAGATGCTGGGAAAGTTCGGTTCCTCCTTAGAGTTCACAGAACTCCTCACACTGGTGAACAGGAAAGTTTCTCAGCGCCGAGTGGGCATCTGCAGAGACCCAAGTGCAATTGGAAAGAAGCAGGTTCCCTGCTTTGCCTCAATGCTAACTAAAAAGCTGCATTTCTTTCCAAAATCTAAATGA